Within the Naumovozyma castellii chromosome 1, complete genome genome, the region TGATGTCTCAGGCTTAAAGAAACTAAGTTTAGAAGATTTAGAGGAAATCACAGACGATTCATTAGTCTACCTTTTCAGCAAAATTTCTTTCCCTAATTTAGAAAGATGTAGTCTGAAGAGGTGTCTTCAACTTAGCGATATGGCTGTTATTGAATTACTTTTAAATAGCGCTAACAAGTCCTTGAAATCCTTGAACCTGAACTCCCTAAAGAATTTAACAAAAGAAGCATTTCTATCTTTAAGCTGTCCAAACTTAGAATATCTGGATATTAGTTTCGTTAGATGCataaatgataaaataattgaaaCTATTGGGAAACAGAACTTAAATTTGAAGCTAGTAGATGTATTTGGTGACAATTTAATTACCGAGAAAGCAGAGGTTATAAATAACTTGACATTAGTTGGTAGACAGTGTGATAGTATATAAACCGGATGTTTTCCGTAtgttattatatattttaaagacCATAAAATTGCAAATTAACAAACTTAGAAAAAGTTTATCTTCGGGGTATGATTTGTTTATATTgaagtttcaattttaataagATTGagataatttcaaaatttaatagTTGGAAGAAAGTTTcacaaaaaataaatattgacTTAAATGTTGTTTTTTGAATCGAAACCTCTTTCCTAGTAAATAAAACTGATAATCTTTTTGTATAAATCTTAATATCCTGTCTTCGGAGGTTAGAGGTAAATAATTGAGAATGTGTGTTTTTGATTTGCTAATTAAGAAGAACTCCTGCCAATTTGTCCTACTAAATCACCAAAAGTATAAAATTGTGCGAAAGAACAAAATTAAGGAATTCCTTATTAACCCTGGAAGTTGTAGTTAATGGTTTTCAAGCTTAATGGTGTCATTTTGACCTGCTATTGTTTCCCCGCGgcttcaaaaaatatcaacacACTACGTATTGACTTCCTACAATATCCCAGCACTTCTGGCTAAAGTACAGAAATTCAAGTTAGAATACCTTCGTCTGTTAGGCAGCTGAGCAACATGTCAATTAGACCAATTCACCAGGAAGATTTTACTGAATCATCCTTTGAGGATGTTGAAACGTCATTTGTTAGAGATGCCTATACTAAGTTCACCCGACGAGATGGAAAGCAAAGTGATGCTGTGCATCCTCCTATTAAAAACCAAATATTACCAACCCCTACATCCACTACAAGTTCCAATGCCACCACATTCTCATCACATAACCATGACTTAGTGGTAACCAACAGCAGTAGAtctgatattgaagaaaaaacagagaatgatgaagacgatgaCAACGATTTTTTTAGTGACTTTCAGGAGTTTAGAAACaataaagatgattttgatgaagCAATTAAGGATAAATACCAACTTTTGAAATCGATACCGACTCAATCCGTCAAGCCTAACTTACTATCCcaaacatttgaaaagaaattaaactTGGGATCACATGAAAAAGTTCTCCGACAACCAAGATCAATGTatgaattacaaaatcAGATGAGATATAGATCAGAAGGGCCTGCTAGGACCACACAAGGTCTCTCTACGAAACTTAAAAATAGCATGTCCTACAGCGCATTGACCAATCCTAAACTAAACAATAACtatagaaataataatattaaggTGAAAAAATCGATGCCTAGCTTATCTTCTTATAGTCCTGTTATTCAGGAGGTGAATGATGAAACCTATACCTTTAACGATTTAACATCAATGGAAAACAATTCTGGTTTAAGAACTTTCCAAGATAATAGCGAcgaagaagaggaagacTTCCTTGATTTTACACCTGAGGCTATAAAATCTCAATTCCTAACTAAAGCATCAAACAAATCTGTTCAAGTCCCATCGACACAATATAACATAATTAATGATGACCATTATCTTACTCCCCAGCTGCGCGACAAAACAAGGAAGCTAAACAGGAGAGAACAGCTCCTGGCCTTTAATGAAACCGAACCTGAAATACAAAGTCATACTTGGCAAAATAAACATTACCAAAATACTgcttcaaaaattgaaactataaaacaacaaattgATTATAATACACCAATTAAACATGGCAGAATGGTATATAATGCAGAGACAATGCGATGGGAAGGAAACGAGAAAGCTTTAGAAAAGTTTCAGAATATGGATACATTGAGTAACAATGCAATGCTTATAAAGGGAAGGaaagatttctttgataataatggcGAATCACTTTCCGGAAAAGGAAGGAGGAATCTTCAAAACCCTAGCGTCGTCGGTAAAATGGTATTCgatgaaaaaaatcttAGGTGGGTTAGTCTTCATGAAAACGAAATCGACCCCTTTGAAGGAATGGATGATACTCTACCAACATTAATaagaaataatagaaaCCATGATCCCCAAAGGACTTCCCCTTCATTTCCGCGATCATATAGTCAAAAAAATCCGGCAAGAGAAATACTTCGTCCTCCTAGTCAAGAACTCCTTAAATTTCGCTCTATGGGGAGAATGAGCAATGCTTACTCTAGGCAAGGCTCGACACTTTCAGATACAAAATCGCTTTTTCAAGTAAACTCTAAAGCACTTGAAGGGTTTTACCACAACGAAAATAAATGGCAGAAAAAGGTTGGTGGATGGTTTTCACTCCCTGAAAATGGGATTGATAGTACTTTTTCGGATATTCCCAATGAATCTTTGATAACAAGTGACAAAAATAAGAACTATATGTATGAAATTAGGAACATGGTACTCAATTCACGAAGTAGGTAAATGGATAGAAAATGTGACATCTAAGACAACCGACGTGTGTCGTCGCGTCATCAAAGCGGCGTTGGCTTTTCGCGTTTGTCTTGATTGCCTAAAAAAATTAGTTCGATCTTCGAGAACTCTCTTTGAAAcaatcattcaattcattgcAGTATCTCGTTGACAAAAGACGATAACgctcatttttttcaagacCTGCAAAATCCAGaccaaagaaaagaagCAAAGTTATTATCAACTGTTTCTGTTAGGCAACAACTCCTTCAAAGCAATTGATTTAGATACTTAAGACCTCAATGCTGATATGTTCAAGAGTGATTGGAAATACTCAACGAATGCTAGACTATTTGATGATGTCGATTCCCACCTCTTTGAAAACGTCCATTTCAAGACAGTTATGagttatatttttggaGTATGGCTTTTCACAATTTTAAAGGTAACCTTTTTCGTATCTGATATCTACACGTGTGTCAAACTACTGGCCTATAATTCATGGTCTGGAGATGTCATTAAGCCTTATCCCTCATTTCATATCTCCAAATGGATATTTGCCGGATGTATTTTAGGATCAATATGCCTATTAATTTGGGAGGTAGTATTTGGGATTAAAATATACCGCACGAGgaatatttcattgacGTATGttaacaatttttcaagaaatgcATATTCTCTATCTGATTATCCTAAATTTTGCATATTCCACAAGATATCCTCTAAGGGTTTCTTCCAGAAAGTAGCTTTTTTcacattttttgaaataaaagattGTATTAGATTATTGTTAACAGATACGCCAAGACAGGTTATTAATGGACTTACTTTATGGTCGGTTCTTGTTACTGTTCGTGACAATTCATACTTGGGAGACTTAGAATCTCTTAGTGGCCTGCTTAATAAGATCAAAGAAATAGCGAAATCCAATCACCAAGAGGCAGTCATCCTTTCATTTATGCtgttttcatttattgTTTGGCTGATATTCATGGCTAAGCTGGCTTTAGCTctaatttgttcaatttatGTTTATTTCCGTTTAATCAAGGATCGGCGATATGCTAGCTTAAGAGAGTATGTCTGTGTGACAGTTAGCAACCACGTGGATGACCTGGTTACGAAACGAACAAAGAATGAAACTGCGACTTACCTCTATAGAACAAGCTTATTAGCGCCTTCACAATCCACCATGGAGTTAGACACAGAACTTATCGAGGATACTAATGAGTCGTCAATaggaaatttttcataCGCAGCATATAGCGACCCCCAAAA harbors:
- the BFA1 gene encoding Bfa1p (ancestral locus Anc_1.494); the encoded protein is MSIRPIHQEDFTESSFEDVETSFVRDAYTKFTRRDGKQSDAVHPPIKNQILPTPTSTTSSNATTFSSHNHDLVVTNSSRSDIEEKTENDEDDDNDFFSDFQEFRNNKDDFDEAIKDKYQLLKSIPTQSVKPNLLSQTFEKKLNLGSHEKVLRQPRSMYELQNQMRYRSEGPARTTQGLSTKLKNSMSYSALTNPKLNNNYRNNNIKVKKSMPSLSSYSPVIQEVNDETYTFNDLTSMENNSGLRTFQDNSDEEEEDFLDFTPEAIKSQFLTKASNKSVQVPSTQYNIINDDHYLTPQLRDKTRKLNRREQLLAFNETEPEIQSHTWQNKHYQNTASKIETIKQQIDYNTPIKHGRMVYNAETMRWEGNEKALEKFQNMDTLSNNAMLIKGRKDFFDNNGESLSGKGRRNLQNPSVVGKMVFDEKNLRWVSLHENEIDPFEGMDDTLPTLIRNNRNHDPQRTSPSFPRSYSQKNPAREILRPPSQELLKFRSMGRMSNAYSRQGSTLSDTKSLFQVNSKALEGFYHNENKWQKKVGGWFSLPENGIDSTFSDIPNESLITSDKNKNYMYEIRNMVLNSRSR
- the KCH1 gene encoding Kch1p (ancestral locus Anc_1.495); amino-acid sequence: MFKSDWKYSTNARLFDDVDSHLFENVHFKTVMSYIFGVWLFTILKVTFFVSDIYTCVKLLAYNSWSGDVIKPYPSFHISKWIFAGCILGSICLLIWEVVFGIKIYRTRNISLTYVNNFSRNAYSLSDYPKFCIFHKISSKGFFQKVAFFTFFEIKDCIRLLLTDTPRQVINGLTLWSVLVTVRDNSYLGDLESLSGLLNKIKEIAKSNHQEAVILSFMLFSFIVWLIFMAKLALALICSIYVYFRLIKDRRYASLREYVCVTVSNHVDDLVTKRTKNETATYLYRTSLLAPSQSTMELDTELIEDTNESSIGNFSYAAYSDPQKSFPLRHIEGNDLEKQNILINPSDFDDSSSPIVLTSAINRDNDILFSYVERSSVYNRSDSIEAQKELQDSNVDEGQNACPHTHNVRKLETGNEIDEIINVYQNVPTSRGLEKTATPKRIRPPPLENFEPQDANTLDNSHQHKLELPKDDTSRYESHIRLPDKTHYKAFTTEFDYQQDNSLTGGSTSNQQRYHN